The DNA sequence agcaaagaccaccagcactgaaagtgatgctcctatgtcatcaactccgctggactggccacgttgtccgaatgcctgatcaccatctcctaaagcaattactatactcccaactcaagaatggaaaatggaaagttggtggacaggaaaaggtatttaaagatgggtttaaagccaaccttaaaaactgtggcatagaatctgagaactgggaagcccttgaGCGCaccaactggaagtcagctgtgaccagcggagtttgaagaggcacaaatggaaggtttaagggagaaacgtgccaagaggaaggtgtgtcaagccaaccctgactgggaccgtcttccacctggaaagcaatgtcctcactgcgggagaatatgcagatcaagaataggtctcttcagccacttacagaccccccccccccccaagacaccagaatgggAGCACCATCATACCTGGCCTAGGAGGGATCGCCTAACTAACTTTAACTTGTCCCAATCGCTCCAACACACTCAAATCTGCGACCTTGCGTTAGGCCTTTGGAAGAAAGGCCAACAATTATTTCTACCttctccaaaacatcatgctggGTCCACACTTCCTCACCCATGACGTCTTGCACCTGAGGTCACAGGGAGGAGAAGAGCTTCTCATTTCAACTTGCCAGGTGTTGGTGAAAGCATGAAGAAACTTGATGGTTTTGTGCTGTTTCTAAAATTTTCTGGGTTTCAGGGAAGAGGTGGAAGCCAGTGGACCTtcaaatgttgttggattgcaactcccagcacttCTTCCCATTGGCTATTAGGTCTGCCAGGAATTGTAGACCATCACGATCTGGAAGCTACATGATGTCCACCCGATAGAGTGAGGTGACAATGTCATTACAAATGTGTCAATGTCTGTCTCTAGAAGAACACTTATAACCATGAAGCCTTTTTGTATGtcactcaggacctcatcacactgatgagATGCAGTGTCATGATTTGCCAGCATCTGTGGCAAATGTGGGAGACATTGGGGTGACAGCAGAGCAATCCTGGCAGCCCAACCAGCAGCTGATGCTTTCCCATCCCACTTGGGAAAGCGTTGCCACACCACCAAAGCCCTGTTGTTCCTAACCTTGTTGCTAATGGCCCCAATGTTCCTAAGCGTCCCACTAAGCTACCACCCCGGTTCGCCCACGGAGCCCCACCAAAAGTCACCCTACGTCGTATGATGGGCTGCATGGGGTTCCATGGGTGTAATGGGGTAGAAGGACACTTCTTCCTCCCCGTGATAAGACTACTGTATCACTTAATTCACATCAACATATTTATCGCGAACTCTCTCTCCTGCAGTTTCATTGTATAGTTATTACAGTGAGGTCATTTATCTCACCTCCAATGCTGGGTGGCTGATAATGAAGTGAGACTTTGCCTATATGTGATCATCATTTTTAGAATAGGTAATACATTTCCAGATATAGCCACATGGTTATAATACCTGACCCTCAAATACAAGGAGCAATGTGAGCCTTATGTACATTAGAGACAGTGATGGGTCAAGAGGGGAAAAGTGGCTACATTCCCATGGTTTGTGTTAACCACCATTTGCTGCTTAAGCAATGAGCCAACTAAACCAACCTTAATCCCTGAGTGCATCTATGTAGAATTAGTACCGTTTAACAGTACTTTTAACTgctacagctcaatgctatggaatccagggatccgtactttggtgagacatcagcactctttagcagagaaggctaaaggctttgtaaaaaaaCAAGTCCAaccattccacagcattgaactatggaagttaaagaggtatcaaactaattctacagagtagatgtctTCTTCGTCTCTTTCTTTCCAATTTCTGTTTCAATGTGGACAATTGGAGAAACAAGGCAGGAACGAACCACCATTCAGGTGCAGCATTAAGGATCTAAACAAGCCAGCGTTCACGGGTTCGGACAGTAGTTTATGCCTAAGCAACAGACCATGATTTTCTAGCAGCAATGGACCACATTTTGCCAACTTGATTTCAACAAACCACACTACGGCCCGTTGTGACATATGAAAACAGTCAATATGCTGTTTCAAGTCATTTAGCAATCAGTGGGATCAAGAAAGGTAAAGCTAACTCTTTCACATAGACATCTTTCCTTCAGAAAAACATGAATTTTTGCATGCTTGCACCCAAACACACAAGCAGACACTCTAAATGCTACTATTTTTCAAGGGACAATCATAAAACAGATAGGGTAGGTCTTTCTACTGCTACAATTTAAAGCTCCAAGTTTACTTAATGTCCTTTGGGACCCTCTTCTCACaaaaaagatttatttttatttttttcactgtGGTGCTTCAAGACATAGCCACCATCACTCAGCCTACTCTGTCTGAACTTTGTTTTAATCCTCCTTATAGTCCTTTGCAATCTGATAGATAGGCTGGTAAGCCTCTGTTAGAGTTTGATAGCACTTGTGAAAATTGGTTTTCCTACTCAGCTGCAGCAACTGTTCTGCAGAGCCTGGTGTGGCAGCAAATACTAGACACCTGAGTTTCTCAGTATACCGGGAGGAAAGAAATGGTTATTACATACACAAACTTCTTCATATTTCAAGGCTATGCCGAAAGCAGCCTCAAATGTACAACTATTCATGTTTTTGATCAGCATGTTTTTCATGTTACTCAACCTAAAATGGGAAACAAGATTCATGTCAGGGAAAGAGTGGAAGCCTTGAGTTGGTATAGAAACTAGGAGGATGCCTCAGCAGTAAAACAGAAACCTACAAGGCTGTTATAATTATTAAAGAGGGCATGATGTTAGAgcttaaaaatgttgttttgttgGACTACGCTTCCCTGAGTCTTCAGCGAACATGGTGCCTTTGCACATCTCTTCCCGTGTagctaaataaatgaatgaagtttcaaatccctattcagccatggaaacctattgagtGACCTGAGGCAAACTACACTCTCAGAATTAGAGGAAGGCAAACCACCGCTGAACAAACCTTGCTGAAAACATCCTAGGATTGAGTCACCTTAATATGGAGTCCATTTTGGAAGCGTGTAATAACAAGAAGTAGCCTTTGTTTTAATATCCTTCTAGGCTGTAAGAAGCACCCGGCTATGATTcctctcttgcctgggggaagcCGAAACATCATGTTACCCGGCTCAAGACATGTGCTCTGAAGTGTTAGCAACTGGCTCCAGCAACTAGCAACTCAACACACAAAATACTAATGGTCTTATCAGTTCTTCAGGGCAAGGTTAGATGTCATAACAAAGGCACGAAGAATATAGGAAAATATTAGAGTAAGGCAACAGAATGACCAACCATCAAGGCAAATAAAATGAGAAGCAGATTTTAAAGGACTCTCCTAATTTGAAACAAAACAACTTTCATAATGCGCCTGGAAGTGAATTTTCCTTTCTAgatgtagatttctctcacttcctgttgtctcacctgttTGTAATAAttagttgtttgtaatttggatgtttgtaactcaggggctgCCTCCACTCTTTTTGATGTCACCTAGAATCATATTAGCATTTTAGCTGCTTCATCACACTGTTGTGGGCTAGGCTTGAGCCCTTCATAAGTGTCTTTCCTCACTTTTTCTCTGTGCctttgttaaggtaaaggtaaaggtttcccctgacgttaagtccagtcgtgtccgactctgggggttggtgctcatctccatttctaagccaaagagctggcgttgtccgtagacatctccaaggccatgtggctggcatgactgcatggaacgccgttaacacactgagccatcggaggtTCCTATGCCTTTGTTAAGCATTACAAATACACCTACAAAAGTAATTACCTTGTGCCTCAATTATTAGCTTATTAGGTAGTCAGCAGAGAAAGGACAGAGAGCTGAATTTGTATATTTGATGTAGAGAAGGTGGCTTCCCCTGCTTCGTTTCTATATCAGGAATCGAAGAAGTCAAGAATGCTGCAGTTTCTCCTTTGCTTAGCCTGTTTATTCCTTTATTTAGGGTTTTCTTTGACATCTTGATATAGGTAGGTGAAATGTGAAATATTTTTGCAGCTTTATGTAAGAATCCTAATTCATATAGGTATAAAAGAAATAAGGTAGGATCTGAATGGGAAAACTCTTGATAAGAGGCTTTGCACTGAGTGATAACACAAAGTATATAGCTTTTGAAATTGCACTCTGAACTGCATCTAATGCTGTTCATCTTGCAGACATATGGGATTTTTGTAGTGATGCATGCAGCACAACACCTTTATGGGTCCATAATTACAAATGCTCTTGAAATCAACAGCAGCTTCAAATAGAAGATCCACTTGGATCACATTGCTGCAGTTTTCACATTTGGGATCCATCAGATTAATGAAGACTACATGAGAATATGTATTACCAAAGCAGGAGAAAAACCCATCTGTGTCCACTTCTTTTATACTACACATTGCATCTACACTATCACCGTTTATTCCTCCTAAACCTGTAAATCCCAAATGGATGAAAGAGGCATGTGCGTGCAACATGTTACAAAACAAGAGCAAAAAAAGCCCCACAGATATCTCTTTCATGCAGCAAATAAGGGCTCTTTAAGAAAGTAAAGAAACCGAGAAATCCTGCAATTGCAAAGAGGTTTGCAATGCAGTGGACAAAATCCATATGGCAAATCTTAAGGGCAGAAGGGAAGAAAATGGTCACCCAAGGAACACTGCTTTTGTTGACCAGTTTTTAAAGCCAAATGTGtcttaaaaaattaaagaaaaaactaTCTAAATTGGTACTGTTTTATTATCCGGGCGGAGGCCCTTAAGGGGCGCTAGAGAAAGAATTATAGtctgggggggggagttgaaggaggaaaactatttcccctatttttgctggttattctccctctccccttcccatATAAtcaacaagggttgtttccacgacaGGGACATGGGTGTAGGGGAATAATAGGAACAGGGAAAAATTGTTTTACTTCTTCAACCCACCCACATAAAATGGGCTATCctcctctctctagtgccccctagtagcctccacccagataatggaaagTACCTAAAAATACCTAAAAATTGAATGGAAAGATAATATGTTGAGACTCATAACAATAGAGTAGCAATACTATCATGGTTCTGAAAAACTCAGTTTGCATATTTAGTATGTCCCCTGTCTGCAGGATACATCCCCACGCATCCCATGGATCCACAGATAATAATGAAATGATAATAATGAaatgataataatgaaataaagaaCATCCAACCCTTAGAACATGcccagagaggacatattttgcccagagaggacatattttgtcagatatgaGAATGAAACTCCAGGTGCCAGTTCCGCACATATGGGGccatactacacacacacacacacatacagagtagCATGGCATCTTAAAATCTACTTGTGCCCTCTTCTAATGATAATACAGAGATTGAATCCAAGCACAGAAAGAGAACAGTTAACACAGGAATTTTAGCATGTGAAAGTGCTACACTTACCCGAATGTCCAAAGCTCCTTGTTCAGCTGAAGAGATTTGTTCTGAACAGTTCTGGAGTTTGTATATCCAGTAAGGCTTTGCAGTCATTATGAAGCCTAGAGGTAAAAGAGAGCTTGTgcccaaaaaaaagaaaataatataggTGCCATTGAAGCGATCTTCAGGCTTGTGAATATCAGATCTTTTTTCTGGTGGCTCCTCCAATAGCGGTGTCTCATCTTGGATAGTAGTGTTTGCTGGCTGATAGACATCGTGGTGGTCATCACAGTCATTGTCTTCAAAATCAACAGCCACTTTGGGAACGAGAATAAATAACGCCGTTAATATTTAAACACACAGTGTGCAGAGGTTCTCTTTCCATCAATCTcaatgttggattaggactctggcaGAAAAAGGTTCGAATCCATGCTCCACCATGAAAACTCACCAGGTGACCTTGGGAACTCAGAGGAATGGCaagccttctctgaataaattttgcaaaaaacaaaaaacaaaacccaaaacaaaccaaaacaaataaacaaccagCAACAAAAACTTTAAGTCAGAGTTGCCCTGAAGGCACATAACTACAACACAGAAAGCTGTCTTATTCTGAGTGAAAACATtatggtttttagttttgaatatgtttttgtggattttaactgaaatgtttctaatactaatgatatttaattctgttctaatatttgtgtatttgtatattttaaattgtattgaaatgcttttaatgtaaactgctttgagcctccttgtggagagaaaaagcgggatataaataaacataatgatgataataattgttCTGTGTAGCCCAGTATTACTATGATTGATAGATCTCCAGAGGTACGGTCTGACAGCACTTTTAGCTGCCACAgcgcagtgctatggaatcacaggtgtACTTTTACAAAGTTGTCAGTCTTCTTTGCCGAATAGAgttggcacctcaccaaactacaactctgatgattccatagcactaaaccGTGGCAGTTAAAGAAGAATCAAATTGCAATAATTCTATAGTCACAATCAGGCAGGATTCTTCTCTAGCTTTTCTTGgatatctctctctctttaaaaaagaaaaaagaaaaaaaaagacgcACAACATCCTTTTAATAGCAAGACATGTGATTTCTTTCCAAAATACATCCCAAAGGCTAATTCtggttattttttaattaaaataccaAGATTAAGAActcaatgtaataaaaatatgctTTCAGTAactaaacatttaaaaaagtGAACTTCAACCCCAAAGTATGGAAAAGATGTCTTCCAGTTTCTGGCATAATTCTTTCTATTGAATATGGTACGACTCAAACAGAAGAATCAAAGGCTGACATGCTGGGCAAGGAAGGATCTTATTCTTTGTAGCTCTTTCTTTACACTGTCAGGCACCAAGGCTCTGCCTTTTGGAGTGATTTCTGCCACCAAATCATCAACTGTGACATGTTCTAATCCCTTCTCCTTGATGACCTCTTTACAGTGTGCCTTCAACTGGTCTTTCCAACCACATTCATTTAATTTGGATCTCAGTAATTCTTTAAGGCGCTCTCGTTCTCCTGTTTCAATTAGCTTTTGGTTAATAGTTGCTCTCATTTGTGcatctttgttcatttttttctaagTCAAAGTAAAAACAATCTTTCCCGGAGGCCCTTCGCTTCCTCCCAGCTCTTTCCTCCCAAAGTCTCCTCTTCTTGGATATCTCTGACATTTTTTTGGTGGTTTTCCATCAAACAGTAACCATCTCAGCTTCCAAAATTACTCAAGAACCAATGCATTCAGGAGGATATAATGGTTCGATGGCTCCCATCGCTCAAAACAGTTTTACATACCCACATGAAGCTGTGGAACACATCCCTGGAAGATACAGGGATCGTACTAGGTCTTTGGTAGATCCAAAAGTTatgaataattgtgttttataatctattttttggattttttaaaatatgtgttaaTGCAAGATATTGCTATTTGCTTCATTCTGATCACTTCTTTGTATACAGTTGTGTTCCTTCGggttgtttctgacttagggAGACACTAAAGAGAacatatcacaaggttttctgcgCAACATTTATTGAGAGGGGGGtctatcttttccttcttctgacAATGAGACAATATGAGTTTACAGGGTtatccagtgggcttccatgactaagtaaggatttgaaccctagtctatTCATCCCAACACTTGAACAACTATTCTGTGCTGgcaattttgttattgttgttgtgtgccttcaaagtggggccgggctgtggcgcagctgttgagcagctgccttaaatcactctgaccatgaggtcatgagttctaggccagcccgtggcggggtgagcacccgtcaattaaaaataaaaaaattgctgacctagcaacccgaaagatagttgcatctatcaagtaggagataagataccacttataaagtggggagacaagattaactaatttacgacccggaatgaggaagtgccgtcagtgtggatgatgaagcagctgctcccccctgtggccagaatcgaacatcccctcagaagaaggttaacttgcctctgcgtgtgtctcttagtctctgtttgatgtgtttatgggcattgaatgtttgccctatgtgtgttataatgtgatccgccctgagtccccttcggggtgagaagggcggaatataaatactgtaaataaataa is a window from the Anolis carolinensis isolate JA03-04 chromosome 3, rAnoCar3.1.pri, whole genome shotgun sequence genome containing:
- the LOC100567513 gene encoding transcription and mRNA export factor ENY2-like, which translates into the protein MNKDAQMRATINQKLIETGERERLKELLRSKLNECGWKDQLKAHCKEVIKEKGLEHVTVDDLVAEITPKGRALVPDSVKKELQRIRSFLAQHVSL